The following DNA comes from Macrobrachium rosenbergii isolate ZJJX-2024 chromosome 5, ASM4041242v1, whole genome shotgun sequence.
tcatttctattcctCTCGTTGCCACTTTCATGAATCTTGTTGGTGTGGCACCATTACGGAAAATGCAGTAAACTGTTGGTAAATATGGGGAATGAgcggtaataataatatacgtacTGAGTGCTTCATAGAGTCTGGCACCGGCGAGGTGCCGCTTACCGCTTTTTCCTCCATCTAGGCGGGACGTCAGCCCGATCCCCGGGCCCGCTCGCCATCCTGGCCCAGTGCCAATACGCCTGGGAAAGCAATTCTCAATTGATACGTTTTCAAACGGCATCAAGCAGAATCGCTCTGGCGGCGATATAAATGCCGCATAAACCGAGGATATCGCGACGTATGGCAAAGAGCGGGCACGAGTCTAGGGTGCAGGTGTGTGCTCGGGCAGGGTGTGGGAACGGGCTGTTTCCCACGGTGCACCACATTCCGACAGACGACTGCCAAACTTCGCCAGTTCTCGCTcgttttcgtcttttatttaaaCCATATGGCAAATACTTTGAAGAGTAATGTATTGAAAGTATTCTATACGAATGTCTTAAATGATTCCTAACAATACTCGCAAAATCTCCGACCCGCACACGAGAAATACGAGGGAAAGTACCGATTATCGGGTGCGGAAATTCCCGCAGCGGCAACTCCCCCAGCGCGTATAAAAGTGGCAGAATCGAGCCAGGATACTCATACTCTCGCTATACTCGCTGGTAGCAGCTCTATCGTGCCTTAGTGATTTCTGTGCTCTACCACACAGCGACATTACGCCGACACTCGCCATGGCGTCAACTTACGAAGTGAACATTGAGGACGTGGAGCCTATGTCCCGCACTTACCAGTACCGCAAGGTGATGAAGCCCATGCTCGAGAGGAAGCGGAGGGCGCGCATCAACAAGTGCCTCGACGAACTCAAGGACCTGATGGTGGGCGCCCTGCAGTCCGAGGGCGAGACCATCACCAAGTTGGAAAAGGCAGACGTCCTAGAGCTGACAGTCCGTCACCTCCGCAAGCTCAAGCAGCATCACGCCCTCGCCCTCCCCTCCCACAACAATTCCCACGACAAGTTCCGCGCTGGATTTACCCACTGTGCAAACGAAGTGTCCCGGTTCGTGACCTCTGTGCCCGGAGTCGACATGCACGTCTCCACCAGGCTGCTCTCCCACCTTGGAAGCTGCATCAACCAGATCGACAAGATCTCCAGCCCGCAGCCCCCTCCCGCGGCACCCGCGCCGCCCCCAGCAGCGCCGATGACTCCCTCGACGACGCCCGCGAACATGGTGCCCATCACAGTGACAGTGCCAAGAGTTTACACCCCGCCCGCAAGCCCGGAGTCCAAACCCGCCCTTCCCATCATTGTGTCCCCGCAGCCCACGGCCGTCAGCCCTAAGCCCACCACGCCCCAGCAGCCCGTTCCCGTCGTGGGCGGGCGAGTGGGCGTGCCTGCAGGAAGTCCCGTGTGGCGGCCCTGGTAGAAGGACACTCAACGCCTGACGGTGCTGATTGCACCCCTTAAACGTACCTGAAGCGGCGTGCCCCCTGCAGTGCCTAAACTTGTAATTTAAATGTAGATTTAATACTGTGCACTATTCTgtagaaagaaaacatgaatctATTTTTAGAAGCTACTCTGTAAAGCAGAAATAATCTATTCTATAGAAGCAGAACgacgtgaagaagaagaataagaagggcCGTCTTGCGCTTGCGCTGTGATAGAACACTGTGATATTTGTCTTTCAAAACAAAGCCAatactaaatacataaaaaattatttattttttgttatgttgttAATAAAAACAGTTCCGAACTTTACCACaatctttctgttacttcttttttctttaagttaAGTTCTTGTAGAAAATAGAATTCCTGCCTTgatattaaacagaaaaattaacacattttaataagAAGAGTAAAATCAAACTATGCTGGTATTTGAATTATATTgttaaaatttctgaatgaagaAAAGATCTGGTTTATATAACAGTGGAGggaaaatctaattaataatttatatacttgagaaaattaaaaaaatataaagttttcagaaaatgaaatataacaatcTTTCATCATGGAAAAAGTTATAAAAGGCTATATgcaaaatcttcataaaaatgaaggaattatGAAGGAACTTGATCCAGTTCATACaaattactaaatatttatatcaaaGTATCTGGAAATGACGAAAATATAACTCAAGAGTTGTTTCaaaatgagattatatataattcaatcaaatttctaaatgaaagaaaggtttatataagaaatttaagaGTATGATGCTCATTCTAAACATAGATATTGAGTTTATGAGAAATGGATACTTGTTTAAAACTGAGAAAAGGATTTTATCACGTatgtggaaaatatttaaaaggaaaatcttaaacaatgctatatacaaatataaatgacgACTAAGAAGTAATATTcactatgtaaatatgtattgcaATAGACTCTAAAGCATGGcaatttgaagaaataaaatgaaaaatagagttGACACACTTACGACCAAATATACGTAAGTATATTCCCAGCAAGATTTAAGTTATATGTTCTCTTAGGAAATTACCGTACATGAATACTGGTCAAGTCCATTTCCAAGCAACGTAAACCACTGAACAGGATGtctgaaacaacaaaataaaatatttaaaaggtattAAGAGGAAAAAGTCAAAGTTTTATCAACTCCAAACCATCTACTACAAAAATTCATTCATGCGCAGTACTACTTTCACCCTCAAGAAAATGGTGAAGTTACTAAGTAATATTTCAATACAATTCCAGGGGCTGATGTCAGCCTGTCCTTAGCTTTCAAAATAATACCTTTTCATCCAAGAATATACTTGAGATCACACATCTGTAAATGTGTATTAGAGAGGTTTGccataaacaatacaaaatatcattaatacagaaaaaagacTTAATTTCGTAATGTACTTAACACATCAACAAATGAGTATTAGCAAAGCCTGCCTAAAAcgaatcaaaatattaataagactAAAACACTAATCTCATATACGGTaaaatgctgtgtgtgtgtgtgtgtgtgtgtgtgagagagagagaaacaaaagcaaactCTGAATGTCTAACATCCCTCGAGTGACCTTGGGCATAGTGGCTGGTGGCTCGCCTGTTGAATCATCTA
Coding sequences within:
- the LOC136838463 gene encoding enhancer of split mbeta protein-like, with the translated sequence MASTYEVNIEDVEPMSRTYQYRKVMKPMLERKRRARINKCLDELKDLMVGALQSEGETITKLEKADVLELTVRHLRKLKQHHALALPSHNNSHDKFRAGFTHCANEVSRFVTSVPGVDMHVSTRLLSHLGSCINQIDKISSPQPPPAAPAPPPAAPMTPSTTPANMVPITVTVPRVYTPPASPESKPALPIIVSPQPTAVSPKPTTPQQPVPVVGGRVGVPAGSPVWRPW